One genomic window of Ziziphus jujuba cultivar Dongzao chromosome 4, ASM3175591v1 includes the following:
- the LOC125421892 gene encoding 15.7 kDa heat shock protein, peroxisomal, which translates to MADSIFGYPFRRVFWNPPIYREWSGSTALMDWLESPNAHIFKVNVPGFSKEDIKVQIEDGNVLHIRGEGGKEESYPKDAIWHVAERGTGKGDFSREIELPENVKVDQIKAQVENGVLTIHVPKDSTPKPSKVRNINITSRL; encoded by the exons atggCTGATAGCATCTTCGGTTACCCTTTCAGGCGCGTCTTCTGGAACCCTCCGATCTACAGGGAGTGGTCCGGATCAACGGCTCTTATGGATTGGCTTGAATCCCCTAATGCCCACATCTTCAAGGTTAACGTTCCAG GTTTCAGCAAAGAAGACATTAAAGTACAGATAGAAGATGGGAATGTTTTGCACATTAGAGGAGAAGGTGGGAAGGAAGAATCCTATCCAAAGGACGCAATTTGGCATGTAGCTGAGAGGGGGACGGGGAAAGGAGACTTTTCTCGGGAAATTGAATTGCCGGAAAATGTGAAGGTGGATCAGATTAAAGCCCAGGTTGAAAATGGTGTTCTCACCATTCATGTACCTAAAGATTCAACTCCAAAGCCTTCCAAAGTCCGAAACATCAACATCACTAGCAGGCTCTGA
- the LOC107417287 gene encoding protein SET DOMAIN GROUP 40 isoform X2, with product MEQEEDNLESLLKWAAEIGVSDSAATSQHGSSNSCLGHSLFVSYFPHAGGRGLGAARDIRKGELVLRVPKSALLTREILLEDEKLSVAVNGHSSLSPVQILAVCLLYEMQKGRSSWWYPYLRNLPHNYDILATFGEFEKQALQVDDAVWAAEKAILKAEVEWKEANVLMKELNLKGRLQTFRAWIWASATVLLCYGTYTNLELLEHYGFFLYENPNDKVFIPLEPEIYSSNSWPKESMFIHQSGKPSFALLSALRLWATQPSQRRSVAHLAYSGCQLSVENEILVMRWISNKCNVLLKSLPTSFEEDSLLLDSIGKVQGLHNSLELRTYLASFTGEISAFVEVNGLRNVEDDSALPLSRKIKRSMERWRLAVQWRLNYKKILVNCISYCAESIDSFNCQKIISGTEHTLI from the exons ATGGAGCAAGAAGAGGACAACCTCGAAAGCCTTCTGAAATGGGCAGCAGAGATTGGAGTCTCAGACTCTGCAGCAACCTCCCAACACGGAAGCTCCAATTCCTGTTTGGGTCATTCTCTCTTTGTCTCCTATTTCCCTCATGCAGGCGG AAGAGGTTTAGGCGCAGCACGTGATATTAGAAAAGGAGAATTAGTTCTCAGAGTTCCTAAATCAGCTTTATTGACGAGGGAAATTCTATTGGAGGATGAGAAACTCTCTGTTGCTGTTAATGGCCATTCTTCTCTCTCCCCTGTtcag ATATTAGCTGTTTGCTTATTATATGAAATGCAAAAAGGAAGGAGTTCATGGTGGTATCCTTACTTAAGGAATTTGCCACACAATTATGACATTCTTGCGACTTTTGGCGAATTCGAGAAACAAGCATTGCAA GTGGATGACGCAGTCTGGGCTGCAGAAAAGGCCATCTTGAAGGCTGAAGTGGAGTGGAAAGAGGCTAATGTTCTAATGAAAGAACTTAACCTTAAAGGTCGCCTTCAAACTTTTAGAGCATGGATTTGGGCTTCTGCTACT GTTTTATTATGCTATGGAACATACACAAATCTAGAGCTTCTTGAACACTATGGCTTTTTCTTGTATGAAAATCCAAATGACAAGGTTTTCATTCCTCTGGAACCTGAAATCTATTCCTCCAATTCATGGCCCAAGGAATCCATGTTCATCCATCAAAGTGGGAAGCCCTCTTTTGCCCTACTGTCTGCTTTGCGTTTATGGGCAACCCAACCAAGCCAGCGGAGATCCGTTGCTCACCTTGCCTATTCAGGATGCCAGCTTTCTGTCGAAAATGAAATACTTGTCATGAGATGGATATCAAATAAGTGCAATGTTCTTTTGAAGAGTTTACCAACCTCATTTGAAGAAGACAGCTTGCTTTTAGATTCCATTGGAAAAGTGCAAGGTCTTCATAATTCTTTGGAGCTCAGGACTTACTTGGCCTCCTTTACAGGTGAGATTAGCGCCTTTGTAGAAGTAAATGGTCTGCGGAATGTAGAAGATGATTCTGCATTACCTTTGTCAAGGAAAATTAAACGGTCGATGGAAAGATGGAGATTAGCCGTTCAATGGAGACTGAACtataagaaaattttggttaattGCATTTCTTATTGTGCTGAAAGTATTGATTCATTCAATTGTCAAAAGATCATCTCTGGAACCGAACATACCCTAATTTAG
- the LOC107417287 gene encoding protein SET DOMAIN GROUP 40 isoform X1, with product MEQEEDNLESLLKWAAEIGVSDSAATSQHGSSNSCLGHSLFVSYFPHAGGRGLGAARDIRKGELVLRVPKSALLTREILLEDEKLSVAVNGHSSLSPVQILAVCLLYEMQKGRSSWWYPYLRNLPHNYDILATFGEFEKQALQVDDAVWAAEKAILKAEVEWKEANVLMKELNLKGRLQTFRAWIWASATISSRTMHIPWDEAGCLCPVGDLFNYAAPGEEPSGFEDLELQSHTSSFQDTTSLCGDTTYMLDVEQLDACTERLTDGCFVEDVAAYCFYARENYKRDEQVLLCYGTYTNLELLEHYGFFLYENPNDKVFIPLEPEIYSSNSWPKESMFIHQSGKPSFALLSALRLWATQPSQRRSVAHLAYSGCQLSVENEILVMRWISNKCNVLLKSLPTSFEEDSLLLDSIGKVQGLHNSLELRTYLASFTGEISAFVEVNGLRNVEDDSALPLSRKIKRSMERWRLAVQWRLNYKKILVNCISYCAESIDSFNCQKIISGTEHTLI from the exons ATGGAGCAAGAAGAGGACAACCTCGAAAGCCTTCTGAAATGGGCAGCAGAGATTGGAGTCTCAGACTCTGCAGCAACCTCCCAACACGGAAGCTCCAATTCCTGTTTGGGTCATTCTCTCTTTGTCTCCTATTTCCCTCATGCAGGCGG AAGAGGTTTAGGCGCAGCACGTGATATTAGAAAAGGAGAATTAGTTCTCAGAGTTCCTAAATCAGCTTTATTGACGAGGGAAATTCTATTGGAGGATGAGAAACTCTCTGTTGCTGTTAATGGCCATTCTTCTCTCTCCCCTGTtcag ATATTAGCTGTTTGCTTATTATATGAAATGCAAAAAGGAAGGAGTTCATGGTGGTATCCTTACTTAAGGAATTTGCCACACAATTATGACATTCTTGCGACTTTTGGCGAATTCGAGAAACAAGCATTGCAA GTGGATGACGCAGTCTGGGCTGCAGAAAAGGCCATCTTGAAGGCTGAAGTGGAGTGGAAAGAGGCTAATGTTCTAATGAAAGAACTTAACCTTAAAGGTCGCCTTCAAACTTTTAGAGCATGGATTTGGGCTTCTGCTACT ATATCCTCACGGACGATGCATATACCATGGGATGAAGCTGGGTGTTTATGTCCTGTGGGAGACTTATTTAATTATGCTGCACCTGGAGAGGAGCCTTCTGGTTTTGAAGATCTCGAGCTTCAGTCACATACCTCTTCTTTCCAAGATACTACATCACTGTGTGGGGACACTACATATATGTTAGATGTAGAGCAGCTTGATGCTTGTACTGAAAGGTTGACGGATGGATGTTTCGTGGAAGATGTTGCCGCTTATTGCTTCTATGCAAGGGAAAACTATAAAAGAGACGAGCAG GTTTTATTATGCTATGGAACATACACAAATCTAGAGCTTCTTGAACACTATGGCTTTTTCTTGTATGAAAATCCAAATGACAAGGTTTTCATTCCTCTGGAACCTGAAATCTATTCCTCCAATTCATGGCCCAAGGAATCCATGTTCATCCATCAAAGTGGGAAGCCCTCTTTTGCCCTACTGTCTGCTTTGCGTTTATGGGCAACCCAACCAAGCCAGCGGAGATCCGTTGCTCACCTTGCCTATTCAGGATGCCAGCTTTCTGTCGAAAATGAAATACTTGTCATGAGATGGATATCAAATAAGTGCAATGTTCTTTTGAAGAGTTTACCAACCTCATTTGAAGAAGACAGCTTGCTTTTAGATTCCATTGGAAAAGTGCAAGGTCTTCATAATTCTTTGGAGCTCAGGACTTACTTGGCCTCCTTTACAGGTGAGATTAGCGCCTTTGTAGAAGTAAATGGTCTGCGGAATGTAGAAGATGATTCTGCATTACCTTTGTCAAGGAAAATTAAACGGTCGATGGAAAGATGGAGATTAGCCGTTCAATGGAGACTGAACtataagaaaattttggttaattGCATTTCTTATTGTGCTGAAAGTATTGATTCATTCAATTGTCAAAAGATCATCTCTGGAACCGAACATACCCTAATTTAG